Sequence from the Coleofasciculaceae cyanobacterium genome:
TCGTTTCCTGAGCCTTGGAAGTTGCTTGTTCGGCAGGAGTAAAGGTGCAGGAGGTAAGCCCTACCAAGATTGTCGTTAGGAGTAGCGTTTTGTTAGGAAAAATATTAGTAAACTTCATGTTTATCTCTAAATCATTAAAATTGTCTGGTGATTTTGGCGAGAAAATAATCAGCTAAGGTCTGGTTGAATATTTAATTTTTCAATAAAAACTTTTAAATAGCGATCATAAAAATCAAACGTGACAGAAAAATGACAGAAAAAAATTGATTTAGCTAGTAAATCTTTTGACCGCAGTAGGCGGAGTAACGTTCACTAGATATTGTTATTGTGCAAAAAATATTGTGCAAAAAAGTCGTCACTTTTTGGTCATCTTTAAATTTCAGGCTGAGTATAAATTCAACAGGAATTGAAAATCTATTGAAAATATGAGTTTTTTAAAACAACCGATAACCTATGGAGCGATCGCTCTAATGTCACTAATTTCTCTTAGCTGCACAGAATTCGAGCAAGCTCAACAGCCAGCAACAACTCCTCCACCGCCTTCTACGACTCCAACTGTATCCGAAGTAAACCGTTTACTGTCTACGAAAGAATGTTCCAGATGCGATCTAAGCGGTCAAAATTTGGTAGAAGCAGATTTAGAAGATGCCATTCTAACAGAGGCTGATTTAAGCAATGCTATACTGAGCGACGCTGATCTAGAAAACGCCAATTTAACAGGAGCAAATTTAAGTGGTGCTAATCTACAAGATGCAGACTTAGATAATGCCATTCTTAATAATACTGACCTGAGTGAAGCTAATTTACAAGCAGCAAGCCTTGAAGGAGTAGATTTGACGCAAGTAAATTTAACCAAAACTAATTTGCGAGAAGCAAACATTGACGACGCTAACTTAGCCGAAGCAGAATTTGACGAAACCATTATGCCAGATGGTATTATTCGTAATTTGGAATAGTTTTACCCAGTAGCAATTTGTTTGAGCCAATGTGCCTTACCATTGTCTATTTACTTGTTAACGCGAGTTCGGGCTAAAAAAGAAAGCTTAGTATAATATCTGAAACTATGAATACCCTAAAAATCGTCAAACAATGTGTAGAAACATCCGATTCTAGACTCGATCTGTGGATTAGTCTGGTCAAATCCTCTAAGGTCAAAAGCATGGCGGAAGTAGGGGTTTATAAAGGAGATTTTGCCTATCAACTGCTTCAATGGTGTGATTCAATAGAAAAATATTATATGATTGACCCCTGGCGACACTTAAAGAATTGGAATAAACCCGCAAATAAGAATAACAATACTTTTGAGCAATTTTTCTTAGAAGCAACCGAAAAAACTAGTTTTGCAGCCGATAAAACAGTCATATTACGTGGCAAAACAGCCGAGGTAGTTGAAAAAATACCCAGTAGGGCGCTTGACTTGGCCTATATTGATGGTGACCATACCTTAAAAGGAATTACGATTGATTTAATCCGCTTGTTTGACAAAATTCGGGTTGGGGGATGGATAGGAGGAGATGACTTTAGTAGCTCAATTTGGCAACACACCCCAAATTATGAGCCTACTTTAGTTTTTCCCTTTGCCGTGTATTTTGCTGAAGCTGTAGGCGCTACGATATACGCCTTACCTTATTCACAGTTTTTAATTGAAAAAAACGAAGTTGAATCATTTTCCTTTATAGATTTAACAGGCAAATATAATCACTTAGAGCTTAAAAGCCAATTCAATCCTTGGAAAATTTTCAAAATCAAAATGATGGATATATCTTCTTTCATTAAATCAAAATAATAAATATATCTTTCTTCATTAACCAAAAACTTAACCTAAACGGTAATTATGCCAGAGAGTAATATTCTCAATTGGCAATAGTTTGACACAGTAGCTATTTGTTTACGTGTTATAAAACTAACGCATGGTGGATTTATGACTTAACCTCAAGATTCTGCTGTATCTCACTACGCCTCTTCTCACCAAGAAATAAGAGAGTTAGTGCGCTCTCAGCTACAAATACTACTAGAACAAGAAAATTTTCAGGGTGCTAAAGCATTACTGATACCCGTACAGCCTCCTGATATTGCTGATGCTATTGAAGAATTGCCAAACCCAATGCAATTGATTGCTTTCCGCTTACTTCCTAAAGAGGCAATTAGTGTTTACGAACATCTTCAACCAAACTCACAGCGATCGCTATTAAAACAATTCAAGCATCAAGACGTTCTTGATATCATTGATCGGATGTCGCCAGAACGAGAAGCTAGTTCTCTGCTATTGGGTTATCAACCAGAAACGGCGGGGAGAATCATGACTCCAGAGTATGTTTCACTCCGAGAAAATCTAACCGTTGCCCAAATTTTAGAGCGACTTCGTAGTTTAGCTAGTACTACTGAAACTATTTACTATTTGTATATTATCGATGCTTCTCGTCACCTTACAGGAATTGCTTCTTTGCGGGATTTATTAACTGCTCAGCCAGAGCAAAATATTGACGAAATAATGACTCGTAATGTGATGTATGTAGAGACAGGCACTGATCGAGAAGAAGTGGCGCGAATTATCCAGCACTACGATTTTGTAGCCTTACCAGTGGTAGATCGAGAGCGTCGTTTGGTAGGCATTGTGACTATTGATGATGTCATGGATATTTTAGAACAAGAAGCAACCGAGGATATTTATACTCTTGGTGGAGTTGAATCTAAGGGCGATAATTATTTTCAAACTAATTTATTGACGGTTGCTCGTAAACGAGTTGTCTGGTTGTTTGTTCTCCTCGTTGCCAATACAGCCACCAGTGCTGTAATTCAAAATCAGGAAGATATTCTAGAGCAATTTGTGGCTTTAGCTGCCTTTATTCCTTTATTGATAGATGCAGGGGGAAATGTTGGGGCGCAATCTTCAACAGTTGTCATTCGCGGCTTGAATACAGATGAAGTGCGCATCAATGAAGCAATCAGAATAATCCGCAAAGAAACGATTACTGGAATATTACTGGGAGCGATTTTAGCAATAGCGGTGACGGTGTGGGCTTACTTTCTTCAGGGAAACTTAGGCGTGGCAGTCTCTGTCGGTATTAGTTAACTGGCGATCGCTATCTTAGCTTCAGTTTTGGTTCTGCTCTTTCTTATTTGGCTGGCTGAATTTAGATCCAGCTTTAATGTCTGCTCTCTTTATTAAGTCTGTCGTTGACGTTGTGGGTGTCTTTATTTATCTTGCCGTTGCTCGACTAATTTTACAGTAAGAAAACTTGCTAGTTAATTGATTGTGTTGGTCAGCCTCTGTCTCAAGTTAAAAAATTATTAAATTCCCAAAAACGATTGAGATTAATTCAGTCATTTTTTAGTCATATTTTATCTTTAAATTAAAAATATACAAATAGCAAACCAATTGGAAATTTAACGTTATCGTTTTCTAGAAATAGGTAAATTATGAAATTAACTTTAACTCAAAAAATAATTTCGATGCTCGGTATTACAACTTTTACTCTTATTTTAGGCGGACAAATAGTACAAGCAGAAACTACTGTAAAGCCTGATAAGTTTAATAACGAGCAAGATACAATAAAACAATCTCTTCCTGACAGTATTGCTGTTGAAGGAACAAGCAATTCCGCTGATTTTCAACAATCCACTTCCGCTTCCGATCTCAACATTAGATCGAACAACTCTCAAACTCTAGAAATAACCCAGGGTAATTTTGAGGTAGAACCAGGAACAACAACTCGTTCTGGCTCTAGTTATATTGGAATAGGTGGTAATATTGGTCTTAGTGGAGATACGACCGTTGGAAATGGATCTTTTGCAGTTATTAGTAAAATAGGACTAACCAATTACTTATCTGCTCGTCCTTCGGCTTTGATTGAAGACGATGCGGTATTTCTTTTACCCGTAACATTTGATTTTTCTGGAGATGAAGTACCAAATGCTGAGTTTAGCATCGCTCCTTATTTAGGAGGCGGATTAGCAATTTCTACAGGTAGAGATGATACGGTTGGCGCACTTATTTCTGGCGGTTTAGATATTCCCCTCTCTTCTGAATTTACCGCTAATGCTGGAGTTAATGTGAGTTTTATTGATGATACTGATGTGGGACTGCTGTTAGGAGTTGGCTATAATTTTTAGTAAATAATTTTGAGCCAAGTAGTTTAACAATAAATTTGCGATCGCTTATAACTATGAAAAATATTTCTCAAAAACTTAAATATACTGTTTTAGGATTATTTAGCGCGATCGCTTTATTAGCAACCTGGAGTTTTATTGAACCGCGCGTACTCAATACAGAAACAGAAACGGCAGCAATCTCCAATCTTCCTACCTCTTGGCAGGGCAAACAAATTGGTCAAATCTCAGATTTTCAAATTGGATTATGGGGTGACAATCGCACTACCGTTCGTCGTAGCGTGGCTAAATTAGTTGAAGCCAAGCCTACGGTGGCATTAATTAGTGGCGACTTCATCTATCATCCAGGGGATAATCCCGAATCAGAAATTGCTACAGCAGTAGATTTAGTTCGTCCTTTGGTCGAAGCAGGTATTCCTACTTATGCAGTGTTGGGCAATCATGATTATGGCATGGATAAAAGATCCGCACGGCCTAATGTCGAATTAGCTAATCGTGTGGAAACGGCTTTAGAATCTGCTGGTATACAGGTATTAGAAAACGAAGCAGTGCAATTGCCACTTTTAGAGAGTAACGAGCCTTTATATCTGGTAGGAGTTGGTTCGCTATGGGCAGGTAGAGATAACGTACAGCAAGCTTTGAGCGATGTACCAGACAGCAGTTCTCGAATTGTGATGATGCATAATCCCGATACCTTCGAGCAATTTCCTGCCAATACGGCACCATTATCAGTAGCGGGGCATACTCATGGAGGGCAAGTGCGTATACCAGGCGCACCACAATGGTCATGGCTAAGATTTACCCAAAAAGATAAAGTCTATGCCGACGGTTGGGCAAAAGGTTTTGGCG
This genomic interval carries:
- a CDS encoding pentapeptide repeat-containing protein, encoding MSFLKQPITYGAIALMSLISLSCTEFEQAQQPATTPPPPSTTPTVSEVNRLLSTKECSRCDLSGQNLVEADLEDAILTEADLSNAILSDADLENANLTGANLSGANLQDADLDNAILNNTDLSEANLQAASLEGVDLTQVNLTKTNLREANIDDANLAEAEFDETIMPDGIIRNLE
- a CDS encoding class I SAM-dependent methyltransferase — protein: MNTLKIVKQCVETSDSRLDLWISLVKSSKVKSMAEVGVYKGDFAYQLLQWCDSIEKYYMIDPWRHLKNWNKPANKNNNTFEQFFLEATEKTSFAADKTVILRGKTAEVVEKIPSRALDLAYIDGDHTLKGITIDLIRLFDKIRVGGWIGGDDFSSSIWQHTPNYEPTLVFPFAVYFAEAVGATIYALPYSQFLIEKNEVESFSFIDLTGKYNHLELKSQFNPWKIFKIKMMDISSFIKSK
- the mgtE gene encoding magnesium transporter; its protein translation is MRSQLQILLEQENFQGAKALLIPVQPPDIADAIEELPNPMQLIAFRLLPKEAISVYEHLQPNSQRSLLKQFKHQDVLDIIDRMSPEREASSLLLGYQPETAGRIMTPEYVSLRENLTVAQILERLRSLASTTETIYYLYIIDASRHLTGIASLRDLLTAQPEQNIDEIMTRNVMYVETGTDREEVARIIQHYDFVALPVVDRERRLVGIVTIDDVMDILEQEATEDIYTLGGVESKGDNYFQTNLLTVARKRVVWLFVLLVANTATSAVIQNQEDILEQFVALAAFIPLLIDAGGNVGAQSSTVVIRGLNTDEVRINEAIRIIRKETITGILLGAILAIAVTVWAYFLQGNLGVAVSVGIS
- a CDS encoding metallophosphoesterase, with protein sequence MKNISQKLKYTVLGLFSAIALLATWSFIEPRVLNTETETAAISNLPTSWQGKQIGQISDFQIGLWGDNRTTVRRSVAKLVEAKPTVALISGDFIYHPGDNPESEIATAVDLVRPLVEAGIPTYAVLGNHDYGMDKRSARPNVELANRVETALESAGIQVLENEAVQLPLLESNEPLYLVGVGSLWAGRDNVQQALSDVPDSSSRIVMMHNPDTFEQFPANTAPLSVAGHTHGGQVRIPGAPQWSWLRFTQKDKVYADGWAKGFGEPSNQLYVNPGIGMSIAPIRLFCPPELTFFTLQQDG